The genomic region CGGGCTCGCGCGGCGTACTCAGCATCACGCCCAGCGGAGCGAGCCGCTCATCGACGAGGTCGATCGCGTAGGACGTGAGCGCCATCGACTTCGCGCGGATGGCGGGGATGCCGGCCTCGGCGATGAGCTCGAGCGTGGCCTGCATGGCGAGCATCCCGACGATCGGCGGCGTACCGCTGACGAATCGGCGGATGCCGTCGGCCGCCTCGTAGCCCTGCCCCATGCGGAATGAGTCTTTGACGCCCATCCAGCCTTGCACCGGCTGCGATGACGTCGGCAGGAGATCAGCGCGGACGTAGAGGAAAGCCGGCGAGCCGGGCCCGCCGTTGAGGTACTTGTACGTGCATCCCGTCGCGTAGTCGACCCCCCACGCGTCGAGCTCGATCGGGACGACCCCGACCGAGTGGCACAGGTCCCACACGACGAGGGCGCCCGCTTCGTGCGCGATCCGCGTGATCTCGGGCACATCGGCGACGTAGCCGGACCGATAGGCGACGTGGCTCAGCACGACGACGGCCGTCTCCGGGCCCACGGCCTCGGTGACGTGCTCCGGCGACACCCCCGCCCCCGCCTCGGTCTCGATCCACCGGACGGTTCGCCCGGTCTCAGCCGCGATGCCCTCGACGACGTACCGGTCGGTCGGGAAGTTCCCCCGGTCGATGACGATCTCACTCCGGCCGGGCCGTGCCGCCAGCGCGGCGCGCACCAGCTTGTAGAGCGACACCGTCGTGGAGTCGCCGACCATGGTCTGGCCCGGGGCTGCGCCGAGCGTGAGTTCGGCGACGCGGTCGCCGAGGGTCAGCGGAAGGTCGAACCAGCCTTCGTCCCAGCCGCGGATGAGGCGCACACCCCACTCACCCCGGACGAAGGCGGCCATGCGCTCAGCGAGGACCGCGGGCGGGCGACCGAGCGAGTTGCCGTCGAGGTAGGCCGCTACGGCGGGGTCGTCCGCGGCGACGAAGCGCGCGCGGAAGGTCGCCAGGGGGTCGCGAGCGTCCAGCTCGGCCGCCAGGCTGACGGGATGCGTGGTCATGCTCATCGTCCGATCTCGGTGCGCACGGAGAACAGCTCGGGGAAGAAGGTCAGCGACAGCGCGCGCTGCAGGAACTCCACGCCGCTGGATCCGCCGGTGCCCGTCTTCATCCCGATCGTCCGCCGGACCGTTCGCATGTGCCGGAAGCGCCAGGCCTGGAAGTTCTCCTCGATGTCGACGAGTTCCTCGCACGCCTCGTACTCGGCCCAGAACTCCGACTCGTTCTCATAGATCCGCTTGAAGACCCCGACGAGGTCGGCGTTCTCCACGTGAGCCACCGTCACATCCCTCTCCAGCACCGCGCGCGGGACGGCGTGACCGCGACGGGCGAGAAGGCGGAGGAACTCGTCGTACAGGCTCGGCGCCTCGAGGAACTCCTCCAGCACGGCGCGCGTCCCGGGCTCTCCGTCGAAGACATCGAGCATGCGGGCGTTCTTGTTGCCGAGCACGAATTCGACGGCGCGGTACTGCCCCGACTGGAACCCCGAGGAGTTGGCGAGCGAGCCCCGGAACTGCGCGTACTCGGTCGGCGTCAGGGTGGCGAGAACGGACCACTGCTCGGTGAGCGTCTTCTGGATGTGCTTGACCCTGGCGATCATCTTCAGCGCTGCGGCGAGGTCATCGGCCGCCAGAGCGCTGCATGCGCCGCGCAGTTCGTGCAGTACGAGCTTGAGCCACAGCTCTGTGGTCTGGTGCTGGATGATGAACAGCAGCTCGTCGTGATGCTCGGGAGCGCTCAGTGGCTGCTGAGCGGAGAGCAGAGTGTCCAGCGACAGGTAGGACCCGTAGGTGAGCTGCTGTCGCAGGTCGGTGATGATTCCGTCTTCCAGGTCCCGCGTGTTGGCATTCCCGCCCATGCGCACCTCCTGCTCGTCCATATGCGGTCATGATCGTGACGCTCGTAACTTTTGTGAGATGCTATCAGTCCCTCCGGCATTCGAAAGCACGCCGCCTGAGGGATGCCGGTTCCGCCCACAGCCGGCCTCGCAGGCCGGGAAGCACCCGCGACTCGCAGCGTTCCACCGCCGATATCCAGGTTCCGCGCCGATATATACTGCCGCCACGATGAGGCGCAATGGCTGACATTCTCGACGACCTGGACTCCCGCCCCGGGAGCACGACATCGCTTCTGCGTACGATCATCGGCGTCTATCTTCGCGAGCTGGGCGGCTGGATCGCCGTCGCGGACCTGCTCGTTCTGCTCGACGCACTCGAGGTTCCGCCGCCTCGGGCGCGCACGGCGATCGCTCGCCTCAAGAAGAAGGAGATCCTGATCCCGGAAGCCCGCGATCGGGTCATCGGCTACCGGCTCGCTGCCGACGCCGTCCCCATGCTCGAGAGCGGCGATCGCCGCATCTATCACCCTCGCGCCATGGACCTCGACAGCGAGTGGTGCCTCGTGTCCTTCTCCATCCCCGAGGAGGAGCGGCACCTGCGCCACCAACTGCGGCGTCGCCTGCACTGGATCGGCTGCGGCACGGTCTCCCAGGCACTGTGGATAGCGCCGGCGTACCTGGTCGACGAGGTCGAGGACATCCTCGTCGACCTCGCGGTGCGCGATCGCGCCACCGTGTTCGTGGCACACCGGCCACGGGTCGCGGGCGACCTCGCCGATGCTGTAGCGCATTGGTGGGATCTCGACGCGATCCGCTCGTACTACGACACGTTCATCACCGAGCACGCCCACCAGGTGGAGGCCGACGACATCCCGGGCCGCGAGGCTTTCGCCAGATATGTGCGAAGCATCGACACGTGGCGGATCATCCCCTACATCGATCCGGGCCTTCCGCGGGAGCTGCTGCCCCACGACTGGCCGGGAGAAGAGGGAAGCCGCCTGATGCTTCACCTGCGAGACCGGTACCGGGCTCCCGCGGCCGACTTCGTCTCGACGGTCACCGGAACGGGGCTCGGGAGCCACATCCGGGAGGGCTCCGGCGCCACACCGGAACCACTGCCGAGCGGGCCGTGACCGACGCGCCGTATGTCGCAGACTTGACGAAGGTCACTGATGTGAAACATGGAGTTCATCGGACGACATGAGTCCGTGACATCCGCCCGATAGGAATTGGGCATGGCATCTGTCGGGAACCCGCAGGACGATCCGCGCACGGCAGCCGGGCGCGTCGCCCTGATCGCAGGCGGCACGGGGCCGATCGGCGTCGCGACCGCGCGGGCGCTCTCCGCACGCGGCGCGCAGGTGGTCGTGCTCTACCGCAATCGCTCCGAGATCGCGGAGGGCCTTGTGGCCGAGCTCGGGGCGCAGAGCACAATGGCGATTCGTGCCGACGTCGGAGATCCCGGCGATCTGAATGCCGCCGTCGCGGCGGCGGAGGAGCGGTTCGGACCGGTGGAGATCGTGGTCAACGCCGCGCATCCGC from Microbacter sp. GSS18 harbors:
- the kynU gene encoding kynureninase, whose protein sequence is MTTHPVSLAAELDARDPLATFRARFVAADDPAVAAYLDGNSLGRPPAVLAERMAAFVRGEWGVRLIRGWDEGWFDLPLTLGDRVAELTLGAAPGQTMVGDSTTVSLYKLVRAALAARPGRSEIVIDRGNFPTDRYVVEGIAAETGRTVRWIETEAGAGVSPEHVTEAVGPETAVVVLSHVAYRSGYVADVPEITRIAHEAGALVVWDLCHSVGVVPIELDAWGVDYATGCTYKYLNGGPGSPAFLYVRADLLPTSSQPVQGWMGVKDSFRMGQGYEAADGIRRFVSGTPPIVGMLAMQATLELIAEAGIPAIRAKSMALTSYAIDLVDERLAPLGVMLSTPREPDLRGGHVTIDHPVFPELISELWAAGVIPDFRPPTGIRLGMSPLSTSFTEVEAAVAAIERALKDRMPTQTPDARSAA
- a CDS encoding tryptophan 2,3-dioxygenase family protein; amino-acid sequence: MDEQEVRMGGNANTRDLEDGIITDLRQQLTYGSYLSLDTLLSAQQPLSAPEHHDELLFIIQHQTTELWLKLVLHELRGACSALAADDLAAALKMIARVKHIQKTLTEQWSVLATLTPTEYAQFRGSLANSSGFQSGQYRAVEFVLGNKNARMLDVFDGEPGTRAVLEEFLEAPSLYDEFLRLLARRGHAVPRAVLERDVTVAHVENADLVGVFKRIYENESEFWAEYEACEELVDIEENFQAWRFRHMRTVRRTIGMKTGTGGSSGVEFLQRALSLTFFPELFSVRTEIGR
- a CDS encoding PaaX family transcriptional regulator C-terminal domain-containing protein, translating into MADILDDLDSRPGSTTSLLRTIIGVYLRELGGWIAVADLLVLLDALEVPPPRARTAIARLKKKEILIPEARDRVIGYRLAADAVPMLESGDRRIYHPRAMDLDSEWCLVSFSIPEEERHLRHQLRRRLHWIGCGTVSQALWIAPAYLVDEVEDILVDLAVRDRATVFVAHRPRVAGDLADAVAHWWDLDAIRSYYDTFITEHAHQVEADDIPGREAFARYVRSIDTWRIIPYIDPGLPRELLPHDWPGEEGSRLMLHLRDRYRAPAADFVSTVTGTGLGSHIREGSGATPEPLPSGP